A region of Drosophila mauritiana strain mau12 chromosome 3L, ASM438214v1, whole genome shotgun sequence DNA encodes the following proteins:
- the LOC117141836 gene encoding acidic repeat-containing protein isoform X3, protein MKFVILLCVLSALLLQIEASPLQRLSRSERAVSRQQTVNNEVAPAVAPASDDDDDDDDEDDDDEPDLGDLIDDDDVLLISGLSDDDEEEDDDEDEEDDTPQGQAAPAATASDDDEEEDDDDDDYLDRLFDDILGDDEDEDDDDETPAATAQQSAVAAAPAQNLDEVAPAAASSVSAGISDGVDLPAESGNAAEVLAAGNAADESVSAAVAPAQNAAASSSNNEGDLKNNVIDMSTDAFQARHNHFIDAIFSRINRIVSENYDPYVVNLTGRSALPNAASGSNVKAANKKQSTSSKVGGHKKLKNTRSEPRSGNSNQEAREAAVKLQEQLTQLQSELAIKAVEKRPNPTPPATESESDSGSPKAETRTVSGPKTGQKKSSNKQNTKKASGLKSGNYNQPAGASKAGASSNGAVEKLQKAEGRLSGLASLKRVGNVKVISDAEGRNSTIKAKFTLGPLVLRVEKSFKKGSVRSVKSATARTNEMMGRIKFSVLDDRATLMSIKVQQPKQVEVESKDNHDRTREFVWRRTPKIAKLVNEKLKLAAESLFAPQGVEVVRL, encoded by the exons ATGAAGTTCGTGATTTTGCTGTGCGTGCTGAGCGCGTTGCTGCTGCAAATTGAGGCGTCGCCCCTCCAGCGGCTTTCGAGGAGCGAGCGGGCTGTTTCCCGCCAGCAGACGGTCAACAATGAGGTGGCTCCGGCAGTAGCTCCTGCCAgcgatgacgacgatgatgacgacgatgaggacgacgatgatgagCCTGATCTAGGAGATCTGATCGATGACGATGATG TTCTTTTGATTTCGGGACTTTCAGATGATGATGAGGAAGAGGACgatgacgaggacgaggaggatgaTACGCCCCAGGGTCAGGCTGCTCCAGCGGCCACTGCCAGCGATGATGACGAAGAGgaggacgatgatgatgacgattaTCTGGACAGGCTGTTCGATGATATCCTGGGCG ATGATGAAgatgaggatgatgatgacgagACGCCCGCTGCCACCGCCCAGCAGAGCGCTGTGGCCGCCGCTCCCGCCCAAAATCTGGATGAGGTTGCCCCCGCTGCCGCTTCCTCCGTGAGCGCCGGAATCTCCGATGgtgttgatctgcccgccgaGTCCGGAAATGCCGCTGAGGTCCTGGCCGCCGGAAATGCCGCCGATGAGTCCGtttccgctgccgttgctccGGCGCAGAACGCtgccgccagcagcagcaacaacgaag GTGACCTGAAGAACAACGTCATCGATATGTCCACGGATGCTTTCCAGGCCCGCCACAACCACTTCATCGACGCCATCTTCTCGAGGATCAATCGCATTGTTTCGGAAAACTATGATCCCTATGTGGTCAATCTAACTGGTCGTTCCGCTTTGCCAAATGCCGCCAGTGGGTCAAATGTGAAGGCCGCCAACAAGAAGCAATCGACTAGCAGCAAGGTCGGAGGCCACAAGAAGCT GAAGAACACGCGCTCGGAGCCCCGTTCCGGCAATTCGAACCAGGAGGCTCGGGAGGCTGCGGTGAAGCTGCAGGAGCAATTGACGCAATTACAGTCGGAGCTGGCCATCAAAGCCGTGGAGAAGAGGCCCAACCCCACACCGCCTGCCACCGAGTCCGAGTCCGATTCCGGATCACCGAAGGCGGAAACGCGCACCGTTTCGGGCCCAAAAACGGGCCAAAAGAAGTCCTCGAACAAGCAGAACACGAAAAAGGCGTCGGGCCTGAAATCAGGAAACTACAATCAGCCAGCGGGGGCCAGCAAGGCGGGAGCCTCCAGCAATGGGGCGGTGGAAAAGCTGCAGAAGGCCGAGGGCAGGCTCTCCGGACTGGCATCCTTGAAGCGCGTGGGAAATGTCAAGGTGATCAGCGATGCCGAGGGACGCAACTCGACGATCAAGGCCAAGTTCACGCTGGGTCCCTTGGTCCTGCGGGTGGAGAAGTCCTTCAAGAAGGGCAGCGTGAGGAGCGTGAAGAGTGCGACCGCCAGGACGAACGAGATGATGGGTCGCATCAAGTTCAGCGTGCTCGATGATCGGGCCACCCTGATGTCCATCAAGGTGCAGCAGCCCAAGCAG GTGGAGGTGGAGAGCAAGGACAATCACGACCGCACCCGCGAATTTGTGTGGCGACGCACGCccaaaattgccaaattggTCAACGAGAAGCTCAAATTGGCAGCCGAATCCTTGTTTGCCCCCCAGGGCGTCGAGGTTGTCAGGCTCTGA
- the LOC117141836 gene encoding acidic repeat-containing protein isoform X2, translated as MKFVILLCVLSALLLQIEASPLQRLSRSERAVSRQQTVNNEVAPAVAPASDDDDDDDDEDDDDEPDLGDLIDDDDDDDEEEDDDEDEEDDTPQGQAAPAATASDDDEEEDDDDDDYLDRLFDDILGDDEDEDDDDETPAATAQQSAVAAAPAQNLDEVAPAAASSVSAGISDGVDLPAESGNAAEVLAAGNAADESVSAAVAPAQNAAASSSNNEGIAGDDDEEADDDDDDDDDDIIGDDIIEARREARDLKNNVIDMSTDAFQARHNHFIDAIFSRINRIVSENYDPYVVNLTGRSALPNAASGSNVKAANKKQSTSSKVGGHKKLKNTRSEPRSGNSNQEAREAAVKLQEQLTQLQSELAIKAVEKRPNPTPPATESESDSGSPKAETRTVSGPKTGQKKSSNKQNTKKASGLKSGNYNQPAGASKAGASSNGAVEKLQKAEGRLSGLASLKRVGNVKVISDAEGRNSTIKAKFTLGPLVLRVEKSFKKGSVRSVKSATARTNEMMGRIKFSVLDDRATLMSIKVQQPKQVEVESKDNHDRTREFVWRRTPKIAKLVNEKLKLAAESLFAPQGVEVVRL; from the exons ATGAAGTTCGTGATTTTGCTGTGCGTGCTGAGCGCGTTGCTGCTGCAAATTGAGGCGTCGCCCCTCCAGCGGCTTTCGAGGAGCGAGCGGGCTGTTTCCCGCCAGCAGACGGTCAACAATGAGGTGGCTCCGGCAGTAGCTCCTGCCAgcgatgacgacgatgatgacgacgatgaggacgacgatgatgagCCTGATCTAGGAGATCTGATCGATGACGATGATG ATGATGATGAGGAAGAGGACgatgacgaggacgaggaggatgaTACGCCCCAGGGTCAGGCTGCTCCAGCGGCCACTGCCAGCGATGATGACGAAGAGgaggacgatgatgatgacgattaTCTGGACAGGCTGTTCGATGATATCCTGGGCG ATGATGAAgatgaggatgatgatgacgagACGCCCGCTGCCACCGCCCAGCAGAGCGCTGTGGCCGCCGCTCCCGCCCAAAATCTGGATGAGGTTGCCCCCGCTGCCGCTTCCTCCGTGAGCGCCGGAATCTCCGATGgtgttgatctgcccgccgaGTCCGGAAATGCCGCTGAGGTCCTGGCCGCCGGAAATGCCGCCGATGAGTCCGtttccgctgccgttgctccGGCGCAGAACGCtgccgccagcagcagcaacaacgaag GTATCGCCGgtgacgacgacgaggaggccgacgatgatgatgacgatgacgacgatgacATTATCGGCGATGACATCATCGAGGCCCGCCGCGAAGCAC GTGACCTGAAGAACAACGTCATCGATATGTCCACGGATGCTTTCCAGGCCCGCCACAACCACTTCATCGACGCCATCTTCTCGAGGATCAATCGCATTGTTTCGGAAAACTATGATCCCTATGTGGTCAATCTAACTGGTCGTTCCGCTTTGCCAAATGCCGCCAGTGGGTCAAATGTGAAGGCCGCCAACAAGAAGCAATCGACTAGCAGCAAGGTCGGAGGCCACAAGAAGCT GAAGAACACGCGCTCGGAGCCCCGTTCCGGCAATTCGAACCAGGAGGCTCGGGAGGCTGCGGTGAAGCTGCAGGAGCAATTGACGCAATTACAGTCGGAGCTGGCCATCAAAGCCGTGGAGAAGAGGCCCAACCCCACACCGCCTGCCACCGAGTCCGAGTCCGATTCCGGATCACCGAAGGCGGAAACGCGCACCGTTTCGGGCCCAAAAACGGGCCAAAAGAAGTCCTCGAACAAGCAGAACACGAAAAAGGCGTCGGGCCTGAAATCAGGAAACTACAATCAGCCAGCGGGGGCCAGCAAGGCGGGAGCCTCCAGCAATGGGGCGGTGGAAAAGCTGCAGAAGGCCGAGGGCAGGCTCTCCGGACTGGCATCCTTGAAGCGCGTGGGAAATGTCAAGGTGATCAGCGATGCCGAGGGACGCAACTCGACGATCAAGGCCAAGTTCACGCTGGGTCCCTTGGTCCTGCGGGTGGAGAAGTCCTTCAAGAAGGGCAGCGTGAGGAGCGTGAAGAGTGCGACCGCCAGGACGAACGAGATGATGGGTCGCATCAAGTTCAGCGTGCTCGATGATCGGGCCACCCTGATGTCCATCAAGGTGCAGCAGCCCAAGCAG GTGGAGGTGGAGAGCAAGGACAATCACGACCGCACCCGCGAATTTGTGTGGCGACGCACGCccaaaattgccaaattggTCAACGAGAAGCTCAAATTGGCAGCCGAATCCTTGTTTGCCCCCCAGGGCGTCGAGGTTGTCAGGCTCTGA
- the LOC117141836 gene encoding acidic repeat-containing protein isoform X1 — protein MKFVILLCVLSALLLQIEASPLQRLSRSERAVSRQQTVNNEVAPAVAPASDDDDDDDDEDDDDEPDLGDLIDDDDVLLISGLSDDDEEEDDDEDEEDDTPQGQAAPAATASDDDEEEDDDDDDYLDRLFDDILGDDEDEDDDDETPAATAQQSAVAAAPAQNLDEVAPAAASSVSAGISDGVDLPAESGNAAEVLAAGNAADESVSAAVAPAQNAAASSSNNEGIAGDDDEEADDDDDDDDDDIIGDDIIEARREARDLKNNVIDMSTDAFQARHNHFIDAIFSRINRIVSENYDPYVVNLTGRSALPNAASGSNVKAANKKQSTSSKVGGHKKLKNTRSEPRSGNSNQEAREAAVKLQEQLTQLQSELAIKAVEKRPNPTPPATESESDSGSPKAETRTVSGPKTGQKKSSNKQNTKKASGLKSGNYNQPAGASKAGASSNGAVEKLQKAEGRLSGLASLKRVGNVKVISDAEGRNSTIKAKFTLGPLVLRVEKSFKKGSVRSVKSATARTNEMMGRIKFSVLDDRATLMSIKVQQPKQVEVESKDNHDRTREFVWRRTPKIAKLVNEKLKLAAESLFAPQGVEVVRL, from the exons ATGAAGTTCGTGATTTTGCTGTGCGTGCTGAGCGCGTTGCTGCTGCAAATTGAGGCGTCGCCCCTCCAGCGGCTTTCGAGGAGCGAGCGGGCTGTTTCCCGCCAGCAGACGGTCAACAATGAGGTGGCTCCGGCAGTAGCTCCTGCCAgcgatgacgacgatgatgacgacgatgaggacgacgatgatgagCCTGATCTAGGAGATCTGATCGATGACGATGATG TTCTTTTGATTTCGGGACTTTCAGATGATGATGAGGAAGAGGACgatgacgaggacgaggaggatgaTACGCCCCAGGGTCAGGCTGCTCCAGCGGCCACTGCCAGCGATGATGACGAAGAGgaggacgatgatgatgacgattaTCTGGACAGGCTGTTCGATGATATCCTGGGCG ATGATGAAgatgaggatgatgatgacgagACGCCCGCTGCCACCGCCCAGCAGAGCGCTGTGGCCGCCGCTCCCGCCCAAAATCTGGATGAGGTTGCCCCCGCTGCCGCTTCCTCCGTGAGCGCCGGAATCTCCGATGgtgttgatctgcccgccgaGTCCGGAAATGCCGCTGAGGTCCTGGCCGCCGGAAATGCCGCCGATGAGTCCGtttccgctgccgttgctccGGCGCAGAACGCtgccgccagcagcagcaacaacgaag GTATCGCCGgtgacgacgacgaggaggccgacgatgatgatgacgatgacgacgatgacATTATCGGCGATGACATCATCGAGGCCCGCCGCGAAGCAC GTGACCTGAAGAACAACGTCATCGATATGTCCACGGATGCTTTCCAGGCCCGCCACAACCACTTCATCGACGCCATCTTCTCGAGGATCAATCGCATTGTTTCGGAAAACTATGATCCCTATGTGGTCAATCTAACTGGTCGTTCCGCTTTGCCAAATGCCGCCAGTGGGTCAAATGTGAAGGCCGCCAACAAGAAGCAATCGACTAGCAGCAAGGTCGGAGGCCACAAGAAGCT GAAGAACACGCGCTCGGAGCCCCGTTCCGGCAATTCGAACCAGGAGGCTCGGGAGGCTGCGGTGAAGCTGCAGGAGCAATTGACGCAATTACAGTCGGAGCTGGCCATCAAAGCCGTGGAGAAGAGGCCCAACCCCACACCGCCTGCCACCGAGTCCGAGTCCGATTCCGGATCACCGAAGGCGGAAACGCGCACCGTTTCGGGCCCAAAAACGGGCCAAAAGAAGTCCTCGAACAAGCAGAACACGAAAAAGGCGTCGGGCCTGAAATCAGGAAACTACAATCAGCCAGCGGGGGCCAGCAAGGCGGGAGCCTCCAGCAATGGGGCGGTGGAAAAGCTGCAGAAGGCCGAGGGCAGGCTCTCCGGACTGGCATCCTTGAAGCGCGTGGGAAATGTCAAGGTGATCAGCGATGCCGAGGGACGCAACTCGACGATCAAGGCCAAGTTCACGCTGGGTCCCTTGGTCCTGCGGGTGGAGAAGTCCTTCAAGAAGGGCAGCGTGAGGAGCGTGAAGAGTGCGACCGCCAGGACGAACGAGATGATGGGTCGCATCAAGTTCAGCGTGCTCGATGATCGGGCCACCCTGATGTCCATCAAGGTGCAGCAGCCCAAGCAG GTGGAGGTGGAGAGCAAGGACAATCACGACCGCACCCGCGAATTTGTGTGGCGACGCACGCccaaaattgccaaattggTCAACGAGAAGCTCAAATTGGCAGCCGAATCCTTGTTTGCCCCCCAGGGCGTCGAGGTTGTCAGGCTCTGA
- the LOC117141836 gene encoding rRNA biogenesis protein rrp36 isoform X4, with product MKFVILLCVLSALLLQIEASPLQRLSRSERAVSRQQTVNNEVAPAVAPASDDDDDDDDEDDDDEPDLGDLIDDDDDDDEEEDDDEDEEDDTPQGQAAPAATASDDDEEEDDDDDDYLDRLFDDILGDDEDEDDDDETPAATAQQSAVAAAPAQNLDEVAPAAASSVSAGISDGVDLPAESGNAAEVLAAGNAADESVSAAVAPAQNAAASSSNNEGDLKNNVIDMSTDAFQARHNHFIDAIFSRINRIVSENYDPYVVNLTGRSALPNAASGSNVKAANKKQSTSSKVGGHKKLKNTRSEPRSGNSNQEAREAAVKLQEQLTQLQSELAIKAVEKRPNPTPPATESESDSGSPKAETRTVSGPKTGQKKSSNKQNTKKASGLKSGNYNQPAGASKAGASSNGAVEKLQKAEGRLSGLASLKRVGNVKVISDAEGRNSTIKAKFTLGPLVLRVEKSFKKGSVRSVKSATARTNEMMGRIKFSVLDDRATLMSIKVQQPKQVEVESKDNHDRTREFVWRRTPKIAKLVNEKLKLAAESLFAPQGVEVVRL from the exons ATGAAGTTCGTGATTTTGCTGTGCGTGCTGAGCGCGTTGCTGCTGCAAATTGAGGCGTCGCCCCTCCAGCGGCTTTCGAGGAGCGAGCGGGCTGTTTCCCGCCAGCAGACGGTCAACAATGAGGTGGCTCCGGCAGTAGCTCCTGCCAgcgatgacgacgatgatgacgacgatgaggacgacgatgatgagCCTGATCTAGGAGATCTGATCGATGACGATGATG ATGATGATGAGGAAGAGGACgatgacgaggacgaggaggatgaTACGCCCCAGGGTCAGGCTGCTCCAGCGGCCACTGCCAGCGATGATGACGAAGAGgaggacgatgatgatgacgattaTCTGGACAGGCTGTTCGATGATATCCTGGGCG ATGATGAAgatgaggatgatgatgacgagACGCCCGCTGCCACCGCCCAGCAGAGCGCTGTGGCCGCCGCTCCCGCCCAAAATCTGGATGAGGTTGCCCCCGCTGCCGCTTCCTCCGTGAGCGCCGGAATCTCCGATGgtgttgatctgcccgccgaGTCCGGAAATGCCGCTGAGGTCCTGGCCGCCGGAAATGCCGCCGATGAGTCCGtttccgctgccgttgctccGGCGCAGAACGCtgccgccagcagcagcaacaacgaag GTGACCTGAAGAACAACGTCATCGATATGTCCACGGATGCTTTCCAGGCCCGCCACAACCACTTCATCGACGCCATCTTCTCGAGGATCAATCGCATTGTTTCGGAAAACTATGATCCCTATGTGGTCAATCTAACTGGTCGTTCCGCTTTGCCAAATGCCGCCAGTGGGTCAAATGTGAAGGCCGCCAACAAGAAGCAATCGACTAGCAGCAAGGTCGGAGGCCACAAGAAGCT GAAGAACACGCGCTCGGAGCCCCGTTCCGGCAATTCGAACCAGGAGGCTCGGGAGGCTGCGGTGAAGCTGCAGGAGCAATTGACGCAATTACAGTCGGAGCTGGCCATCAAAGCCGTGGAGAAGAGGCCCAACCCCACACCGCCTGCCACCGAGTCCGAGTCCGATTCCGGATCACCGAAGGCGGAAACGCGCACCGTTTCGGGCCCAAAAACGGGCCAAAAGAAGTCCTCGAACAAGCAGAACACGAAAAAGGCGTCGGGCCTGAAATCAGGAAACTACAATCAGCCAGCGGGGGCCAGCAAGGCGGGAGCCTCCAGCAATGGGGCGGTGGAAAAGCTGCAGAAGGCCGAGGGCAGGCTCTCCGGACTGGCATCCTTGAAGCGCGTGGGAAATGTCAAGGTGATCAGCGATGCCGAGGGACGCAACTCGACGATCAAGGCCAAGTTCACGCTGGGTCCCTTGGTCCTGCGGGTGGAGAAGTCCTTCAAGAAGGGCAGCGTGAGGAGCGTGAAGAGTGCGACCGCCAGGACGAACGAGATGATGGGTCGCATCAAGTTCAGCGTGCTCGATGATCGGGCCACCCTGATGTCCATCAAGGTGCAGCAGCCCAAGCAG GTGGAGGTGGAGAGCAAGGACAATCACGACCGCACCCGCGAATTTGTGTGGCGACGCACGCccaaaattgccaaattggTCAACGAGAAGCTCAAATTGGCAGCCGAATCCTTGTTTGCCCCCCAGGGCGTCGAGGTTGTCAGGCTCTGA